In one window of Posidoniimonas corsicana DNA:
- the thrS gene encoding threonine--tRNA ligase translates to MLTISLPDGSQRRFEKQVNVREVALDIGEGLAKAAIACEVDGVQRDLSHQLPADGEVQLRLYTKRDPEALSIMRHSAAHVMAQAVMRLFPDVQLAFGPVTDTGFYYDMQLPRALSEDDFAAIEAEMKKIIKEDLPFERFEQLKADSIQLCEEMGQGFKVEHLQTGLGDEESVSFYRQGEFVDLCRGVHVPSTAHLGKAFKLLSVAGAYWKGDASRQQLQRLYATAFFDKKELKEHLHRLEEAKKRDHRVLGKQLDLFTIDNKVGSGLILWMPKGATLRQCLEEYIRDELRRRGYQAVYTPHIGRVELYETSGHFPYYRESQFPPLCEHEAGQLVDVFVERLKKGGLDSADEQKLLQAARVLGYEGDYPADGTNEEKAAALDAWAHEHERYLLKPMNCPHHIMIYKSKPRSYRDLPIRLAEFGSVYRYEQSGELSGMTRVRGFTQDDAHLFCTEDQVAEEVRGCLEMTQGVLQSLGMDNYRVRLGFRDPDSTKYVGDSEVWDRAEAAIERVAKEMNLPGCEPEPGEAAFYGPKIDFVVTDCIGREWQLGTVQLDYNLPSEGRFALEYIGPDNKPHRPVMIHRAPLGSMERFIGVLIEHFSGAFPLWLAPEQCRVLTVSEKSEEYGREVQQKLLAAGLRAEGDYRGAKLGAKIREAQLELIPYMLVVGEKDRDNGTVTVRDRQDGDIGAMPLDEAIAKLQDEIARKVVRQRPADDEAV, encoded by the coding sequence ATGTTGACAATCTCCCTTCCGGACGGCAGTCAACGCCGATTCGAAAAGCAAGTAAACGTACGAGAGGTCGCCCTCGATATCGGCGAAGGGTTGGCCAAAGCCGCCATTGCCTGCGAGGTAGACGGCGTCCAGCGGGATCTCTCCCACCAGTTACCCGCCGACGGCGAGGTTCAGCTCCGCTTGTACACCAAGCGGGATCCCGAAGCGCTAAGCATCATGCGGCACTCGGCCGCCCATGTGATGGCCCAGGCCGTGATGCGGCTATTCCCCGACGTTCAGCTAGCATTCGGCCCGGTTACCGACACCGGCTTCTACTACGACATGCAGCTGCCGCGAGCGCTCAGCGAAGACGACTTCGCTGCGATCGAGGCGGAGATGAAGAAGATCATCAAAGAGGACCTGCCCTTCGAACGGTTCGAGCAGCTCAAGGCCGACTCCATCCAGCTCTGCGAGGAGATGGGCCAGGGCTTCAAGGTAGAACACCTGCAAACCGGGCTAGGCGACGAAGAGTCGGTTTCGTTCTACCGGCAGGGCGAATTCGTCGACCTGTGCCGCGGGGTGCACGTCCCAAGCACCGCCCACTTGGGCAAGGCCTTCAAGCTGCTGAGCGTGGCCGGCGCCTACTGGAAGGGCGACGCGAGCCGTCAGCAGCTCCAGCGTCTGTACGCCACGGCGTTCTTCGACAAGAAGGAGCTGAAAGAGCACCTTCATCGTCTGGAGGAAGCCAAGAAACGCGACCACCGGGTGCTCGGCAAGCAGCTCGACCTGTTCACCATCGACAACAAGGTCGGCTCGGGACTGATTCTGTGGATGCCCAAGGGCGCGACGCTGCGTCAGTGCCTTGAGGAATACATCCGCGATGAGCTTCGGCGACGTGGTTATCAGGCGGTTTACACCCCGCACATCGGGCGGGTTGAGCTCTACGAGACCTCGGGCCATTTCCCCTATTACCGCGAATCGCAGTTCCCCCCGCTCTGCGAGCATGAGGCGGGGCAGCTGGTCGATGTGTTCGTCGAACGCCTGAAGAAGGGTGGGCTCGACTCGGCCGACGAGCAGAAGCTGCTGCAGGCAGCACGAGTGTTGGGCTACGAGGGCGACTACCCTGCTGACGGCACAAACGAGGAAAAAGCCGCCGCGTTGGACGCGTGGGCCCACGAGCACGAGCGGTACCTGCTCAAGCCGATGAACTGCCCGCACCACATCATGATCTACAAGTCCAAGCCGCGCAGCTACCGCGACCTGCCGATCCGGCTAGCCGAGTTTGGCTCGGTCTACCGGTACGAGCAGTCGGGCGAGCTGAGCGGCATGACCCGCGTGCGGGGATTCACCCAGGACGACGCTCACCTGTTCTGCACGGAGGATCAGGTTGCTGAGGAGGTGCGCGGCTGCCTGGAGATGACCCAGGGCGTGCTGCAGTCGCTGGGGATGGACAACTACCGGGTCCGCCTCGGTTTCCGCGATCCCGACAGCACCAAGTACGTAGGCGACTCGGAGGTCTGGGACCGCGCCGAGGCGGCCATCGAGCGGGTGGCCAAGGAGATGAACCTGCCAGGCTGCGAGCCCGAGCCGGGCGAGGCGGCCTTCTACGGGCCCAAGATCGATTTTGTTGTGACCGACTGCATCGGTCGCGAGTGGCAGCTTGGGACCGTGCAGCTGGACTACAACCTACCGAGCGAGGGCCGGTTCGCGCTCGAATACATCGGCCCGGACAACAAGCCCCACCGGCCCGTGATGATCCACCGAGCCCCGCTGGGCTCGATGGAGCGGTTCATCGGGGTGCTGATCGAGCACTTCTCGGGCGCGTTCCCCCTGTGGCTGGCGCCCGAGCAGTGCCGGGTGCTGACCGTCAGCGAAAAGTCCGAGGAATACGGGCGTGAGGTGCAGCAGAAGCTGCTAGCTGCCGGGTTGAGGGCCGAGGGTGACTACCGGGGCGCCAAGCTCGGCGCGAAGATCCGGGAGGCTCAGCTGGAGCTCATCCCCTACATGCTGGTCGTGGGCGAGAAGGACCGCGACAACGGCACCGTCACCGTCCGGGACCGCCAGGATGGCGATATCGGTGCCATGCCGCTCGATGAGGCCATCGCGAAGCTGCAGGATGAGATCGCCCGCAAGGTGGTCCGTCAGCGTCCAGCCGACGACGAGGCGGTCTGA
- the infC gene encoding translation initiation factor IF-3, producing the protein MSRNRPVERAPDRNQQRINEQIRITPVMVVTSDGEKLGVMETEEALTKAREAGLDLVEVAPGAKPPVCRIMDYGKFKYQQKKRQHKGHVHHSQNKEVRLRPKIGEHDFMTKVNRAKGFLEKKDKVVFSVIFRGRENAHVDEGFKLVERLIKELEEVSKVEQAPSMQGRRIVVTFAPK; encoded by the coding sequence TTGTCTCGAAACCGTCCCGTTGAACGGGCCCCCGATCGCAATCAACAACGTATCAACGAGCAGATACGAATCACCCCCGTCATGGTTGTCACCTCCGATGGTGAGAAGCTCGGGGTAATGGAAACCGAGGAAGCGCTGACGAAAGCCCGCGAGGCGGGCCTGGACCTCGTTGAGGTCGCGCCCGGGGCAAAGCCGCCGGTCTGCCGGATCATGGACTACGGCAAGTTCAAGTACCAGCAGAAGAAGCGTCAGCACAAGGGTCACGTTCACCACAGCCAGAACAAAGAAGTGCGACTGCGGCCGAAGATCGGCGAGCACGACTTCATGACCAAGGTGAACCGCGCGAAGGGGTTTCTTGAGAAGAAGGACAAGGTCGTCTTCAGCGTCATCTTCCGCGGCCGCGAGAACGCCCACGTCGACGAGGGCTTCAAGCTCGTGGAGCGTCTGATTAAAGAGCTGGAAGAGGTCTCGAAGGTCGAGCAGGCGCCCTCCATGCAGGGGCGCCGGATCGTTGTGACGTTCGCGCCGAAGTAG